The Salinibaculum sp. SYNS191 genome has a window encoding:
- a CDS encoding universal stress protein, with protein sequence MVDRVLVPVDGSEQADIACEFVFDTFPDATLVLLHVVNPAEASYGAQVSIPTASEEWYENEKARAQREFDDIVARADERGIETETVIEVGKPTTFIVDFAEENDIDHVVMGSHGRKGVSRILLGSVAETVVRRSAVPVTVVR encoded by the coding sequence ATGGTAGACCGCGTCCTCGTCCCCGTCGACGGGTCCGAACAGGCAGACATCGCCTGCGAGTTCGTCTTCGACACCTTCCCCGACGCGACGCTGGTGCTCCTCCACGTCGTCAACCCCGCGGAGGCCAGTTACGGCGCACAGGTGTCCATCCCGACCGCCTCCGAGGAGTGGTACGAGAACGAGAAGGCCCGCGCACAGCGGGAGTTCGACGACATCGTCGCGCGGGCCGACGAGCGCGGCATCGAGACGGAGACGGTCATCGAGGTCGGCAAGCCGACGACGTTCATCGTCGACTTCGCCGAGGAGAACGACATCGACCACGTCGTGATGGGGAGCCACGGCCGCAAGGGGGTCTCCCGAATTCTGCTGGGCAGCGTCGCCGAGACGGTCGTCCGCCGCTCGGCGGTTCCCGTCACGGTCGTCCGCTAG
- a CDS encoding NAD(+)/NADH kinase, producing MKVGIVGQRGNHRAVSLVGDIAERLHELGVDVGVDESTHEEFQRGDVWHEDGADRIAMPHCLPVDAFSECDLAVSVGGDGTFLYTARGAGGTPIMGVNLGEVGFLNAVSPNEAVATIAAEVERIHETGEPRFREMARLRAESEDWELPAALNEVVVQGAQRGHGNGVSVEVRVDGSLYTSGHADGVLVSTTTGSTAYNLSEGGPLVHPSVEGLLVTEMCAEEEMPSLVVDTDATVTVRVDDAETAVAVSDGRMRETVAPPAEIHIERAATPVRIAGPPLDFFTALGKLE from the coding sequence ATGAAAGTCGGTATCGTCGGACAGCGGGGGAACCATCGGGCGGTTTCGCTCGTGGGCGACATCGCCGAGCGCCTGCACGAGCTGGGTGTCGACGTGGGCGTCGACGAGTCGACACACGAGGAGTTCCAGCGCGGTGACGTCTGGCACGAGGACGGGGCCGACAGGATTGCGATGCCCCACTGTCTCCCCGTCGATGCGTTCAGCGAGTGCGACCTGGCGGTCAGCGTCGGCGGCGACGGCACCTTTCTCTACACGGCCCGCGGGGCCGGCGGCACTCCCATCATGGGGGTCAACCTCGGCGAGGTCGGCTTCCTGAACGCCGTCTCGCCCAACGAGGCGGTCGCGACGATCGCGGCGGAGGTCGAGCGCATCCACGAGACCGGCGAGCCGCGCTTTCGCGAGATGGCCCGTCTGCGGGCCGAGAGCGAGGACTGGGAGCTCCCGGCGGCGCTCAACGAGGTGGTCGTCCAGGGAGCCCAGCGCGGCCACGGCAACGGCGTGAGCGTCGAGGTGCGCGTCGACGGCTCGCTGTACACGAGCGGCCACGCCGACGGCGTCCTCGTGTCGACGACGACGGGCAGTACGGCCTACAATCTCAGCGAGGGTGGCCCGCTGGTCCACCCGTCGGTCGAGGGGTTGCTCGTGACGGAGATGTGCGCCGAGGAGGAGATGCCCTCGCTGGTCGTCGACACGGACGCGACCGTGACGGTGCGGGTCGACGACGCGGAGACGGCGGTCGCCGTCAGCGACGGGCGCATGCGGGAGACGGTTGCGCCGCCAGCGGAGATTCACATCGAGCGGGCCGCAACGCCCGTGCGAATCGCGGGGCCACCACTCGATTTCTTCACTGCACTCGGAAAGCTGGAGTGA
- a CDS encoding DUF7113 family protein, protein MLLIRGQAGGTALTGTLYERGERAPTYRGAPDEGAPYTWVCDGFYEVESGGQVQRIDDRELRIAFEEPLPRGFETKERAIEAAEDHLRTQFARLGVPEADVEIERLTAEEAE, encoded by the coding sequence ATGTTACTGATTCGGGGGCAGGCCGGTGGGACGGCCCTGACGGGGACTCTCTACGAGCGGGGGGAACGCGCTCCAACCTACCGGGGCGCGCCCGACGAGGGGGCACCCTACACCTGGGTCTGCGACGGCTTCTACGAGGTCGAAAGCGGCGGGCAGGTCCAGCGCATCGACGACCGGGAACTCCGCATCGCCTTCGAGGAACCGCTGCCGCGGGGCTTCGAGACGAAGGAACGGGCCATCGAGGCCGCCGAGGACCACCTGCGGACCCAGTTCGCCCGCCTCGGCGTCCCCGAGGCCGACGTCGAAATCGAGCGGCTGACAGCCGAAGAAGCGGAGTGA
- a CDS encoding VIT1/CCC1 transporter family protein: protein MPSLRQRLARLLGKPDVRSIARRYFISNGFDGTLTAIGIIVGAVLSGVPDGLTVVKIGVGAAVGLGTSAVWSVWEIERAETRAEIRRIEEAMLTDLDDTRIEREQSGARIFHATMSGLGPLIGILIPLVPFLFEGTVLTMEEAALIAVGLGIGVLGAFGAYMGSISGQRWYVSALRMGLAGLVVAVINVFLPG, encoded by the coding sequence GTGCCCTCTCTCCGACAGCGCCTCGCGCGGTTGCTGGGCAAGCCCGACGTGCGCTCTATCGCCAGGCGCTACTTCATCTCCAACGGCTTCGACGGCACGCTGACGGCCATCGGCATCATCGTCGGGGCCGTCCTCTCCGGGGTCCCCGACGGTCTGACGGTCGTCAAAATCGGCGTCGGCGCGGCCGTGGGGCTGGGCACGTCGGCGGTCTGGAGCGTCTGGGAGATAGAGCGCGCCGAGACCCGCGCGGAGATACGGCGCATCGAGGAGGCGATGCTCACCGACTTAGACGACACGCGCATCGAACGCGAACAGAGCGGTGCGCGCATCTTCCACGCGACGATGAGCGGGCTGGGGCCGCTCATCGGCATCCTCATTCCGCTCGTGCCCTTCCTGTTCGAGGGGACGGTCCTCACGATGGAAGAGGCGGCGCTGATCGCCGTCGGTCTCGGTATCGGGGTGCTGGGTGCGTTCGGGGCCTACATGGGGTCGATTTCGGGCCAGCGGTGGTACGTCTCGGCGCTGCGGATGGGGCTGGCCGGCCTCGTCGTCGCCGTCATCAACGTCTTCCTGCCGGGCTGA
- a CDS encoding NUDIX domain-containing protein, which yields MTSHPHGDASVTALEPITDHESLRDSDGVPYHEESDVVDDEIVEFQADAPDLAAVGVTNDDGDVLLRRLTETCSWKLPVASVAPDEDYAAAIRDQVSETIGLTVALETVAGVWDLHVRTEDGERTASRAFVVFGGASLDGYDLDAATPEGDGVEEAGWFDALPEDADRVPGTDFFFD from the coding sequence ATGACATCCCACCCACACGGAGACGCGTCCGTGACCGCCCTCGAACCGATTACCGACCACGAATCGCTGCGCGACAGCGACGGCGTCCCCTACCACGAGGAGAGCGACGTCGTCGACGACGAAATCGTCGAGTTCCAGGCGGACGCGCCCGACCTCGCGGCGGTCGGCGTCACCAACGACGACGGCGACGTCCTCCTGCGCCGCCTGACCGAGACCTGCTCGTGGAAACTGCCCGTCGCCTCGGTCGCGCCCGACGAGGATTACGCCGCGGCGATTCGCGACCAGGTGTCCGAGACCATCGGCCTCACCGTCGCTCTGGAGACGGTGGCCGGCGTCTGGGACCTCCACGTGCGCACCGAAGACGGCGAGCGGACTGCCTCGCGAGCGTTCGTCGTCTTCGGCGGCGCGTCCCTCGATGGCTACGACCTCGACGCGGCGACGCCAGAGGGCGACGGCGTCGAGGAAGCCGGCTGGTTCGACGCGCTTCCCGAGGACGCGGACAGAGTTCCCGGAACGGACTTCTTTTTCGACTAG
- a CDS encoding pyridoxamine 5'-phosphate oxidase family protein: protein MDHIEYAYTSGMSEEEVETRLAEAPTGVLALCDDGDARAIPLAHYYDGERLYFRLGKTEGSEKWEALSTPGTATYVVYDAEPTEGPEELDSWSIHVTGRVRELPPAEHGRFDTAEINEQFAPIRVFDEAIEDIDITIVELDVETLAGRTTTLA from the coding sequence ATGGACCACATCGAATACGCGTACACGAGCGGGATGAGCGAGGAGGAGGTCGAGACGCGCCTGGCCGAGGCCCCGACCGGCGTGCTCGCGCTCTGTGACGACGGCGACGCCCGCGCCATCCCGCTGGCCCACTACTACGACGGCGAGCGGCTGTACTTCCGCCTCGGCAAGACCGAGGGCAGCGAGAAGTGGGAGGCCCTGTCGACTCCAGGGACGGCGACGTACGTCGTCTACGACGCCGAGCCGACCGAGGGACCGGAGGAACTCGACTCCTGGAGCATCCACGTGACCGGTCGCGTGCGCGAACTGCCGCCCGCCGAGCACGGCCGCTTCGACACGGCCGAAATCAACGAACAGTTCGCACCCATCCGGGTGTTCGACGAGGCAATCGAGGACATCGACATCACCATCGTGGAACTCGACGTCGAGACCCTAGCCGGCCGGACGACGACACTGGCATGA
- a CDS encoding KaiC domain-containing protein, which produces MSDDDDDWFERALSDDEDDASGEPSESEDATDSAGSDASDLFEDSDADDDGDGDGPFEGDSADADPFGEPESDTGGESPFGDDGGTQSPWGDAGGGESPFSDDDGGELFDESFGSAFDAGSDEEFDDEDFESDIPRIDLGIEGLDDMIQGGIPHKHLIVTIGSAGTGKTTFGLQFLHHGLENGENSVFITLEQSKEAIMSTANERGWEFDRYEAENRLAVVDLDPVEMANSLDNIRGELPELIREFDADRIVLDSVSLLEMMYDEQARRRTQVFDFTRSLKEADVTTFLTSEASEANAYASRHGIIEYLTDAVFVLQYIRGETQETRLAVEILKIRNANHSREMKPYDITDDGISVYQQANIF; this is translated from the coding sequence GTGAGCGACGATGACGACGACTGGTTCGAGCGGGCCCTCTCGGACGACGAGGACGACGCGTCCGGGGAGCCGTCCGAATCCGAGGACGCGACCGACAGTGCCGGGTCGGACGCCTCGGACCTGTTCGAGGACAGTGACGCCGACGACGACGGTGACGGCGACGGTCCCTTCGAGGGCGACAGCGCGGACGCGGACCCGTTCGGAGAACCCGAGAGCGACACCGGCGGGGAGAGTCCCTTCGGTGACGACGGCGGGACCCAGTCCCCCTGGGGCGACGCCGGGGGCGGGGAGAGTCCGTTCAGCGACGACGACGGCGGGGAACTGTTCGACGAGAGCTTCGGCAGCGCCTTCGACGCCGGCAGCGACGAGGAGTTCGACGACGAGGACTTCGAGTCGGACATCCCCCGCATCGACCTCGGTATCGAGGGCCTGGACGACATGATACAGGGCGGGATTCCGCACAAGCACCTCATCGTCACCATCGGCTCCGCCGGGACCGGCAAGACCACCTTCGGCCTGCAGTTCCTCCACCACGGCCTGGAGAACGGCGAGAACAGCGTCTTCATCACGCTCGAACAGAGCAAGGAGGCCATCATGTCTACCGCCAACGAGCGCGGCTGGGAATTCGACCGCTACGAGGCGGAGAACCGCCTCGCCGTCGTCGACCTGGACCCCGTCGAGATGGCCAACAGCCTCGACAACATCCGCGGCGAACTCCCCGAACTCATCCGGGAGTTCGACGCCGACCGCATCGTGCTCGACTCCGTCTCGCTGCTGGAGATGATGTACGACGAGCAGGCCCGCCGGCGGACGCAGGTGTTCGACTTCACCCGCTCGCTGAAGGAGGCCGACGTGACCACCTTCCTCACCAGCGAGGCCAGCGAGGCCAACGCCTACGCCTCCCGCCACGGCATCATCGAGTACCTGACCGACGCCGTGTTCGTCCTCCAGTACATCCGCGGCGAGACACAGGAGACCCGCCTGGCCGTCGAAATCCTCAAAATCCGCAACGCCAACCACTCCCGCGAGATGAAACCCTACGACATCACGGACGACGGCATCAGCGTCTACCAGCAGGCGAATATCTTCTGA
- a CDS encoding calcium-translocating P-type ATPase, PMCA-type: protein MSSPPHATPADEVVSDLGVDSDGLSASEVEQRLAEYGRNDVERGEERTAVDIFVTQFDSALIWVLVGAAILSLWAGHGVDAVLITVIVVANGVFGFVQDYRAEQSLEALRELSAPTATVVRDGEQRQVEATELVPGDVMLLSGGNVVPADARLLEANDLQVDEAALTGESEPVTKDEDPVAEDTPLAERSGMVYRGTNVTRGRGRVVVTGTGMDTEVGAIATELAATGETETPLQRNLDTLGKRLGLGVVLLSALVAPLLLWRGTDAIQAALTAVSLAVAAVPEGLPAVVTLTLAIGVRAMADEQALVRRLPAVEALGSVDVICTDKTGTLTKGEMTATRVWVNDAVVDLPEGEGDEDDRVERALRIGALCNDATAEEGDPTERALVGAAEEAAIDVEQLRADNPRTDEVAFSSERKWMGTVHDDVGYVKGAPEVVLDNADRVLTADGPAPLDDERRERIEEQIGAFADDALRVLAVASTDDPDTLDSGLVFVGLVGMIDPPRAAVADAIAASKRAGISVKMVTGDNVRTARAIGEELGLTGEVLSGRDIEEMDDATLRERVVDVDVFARTSPQHKVRILKALQYHDHVVAMTGDGVNDAPALKNADVGVAMGVRGTDVAKQSADMILLDDNYATIERAIERGRAIFDNIWKFVAYLLSANVAEVGLVFIASLYGYLILPAVQLLWINLLTDGLPALALGADPRSEDVMERPPREAGSGIIGREMLGLIGGTGAVTTAVMLGLMFLTLDGAPAVTPYALTMVFTGFVLLEFGKLYVIRWLRETPTFANPWLAGAVALSLLLQLSVLYTPLNQYFGTIPLGLGDWALLAGVFAICVPAYLAVAVAVKRLQPV from the coding sequence GTGTCATCGCCGCCACACGCGACGCCCGCCGACGAGGTTGTCAGCGACCTCGGGGTCGACAGCGACGGGCTCTCCGCGTCCGAGGTCGAGCAGCGCCTCGCCGAGTACGGGCGAAACGACGTCGAGCGGGGCGAGGAGCGCACCGCCGTCGACATCTTCGTCACACAGTTCGACAGCGCGCTCATCTGGGTGCTGGTGGGTGCCGCAATCCTCTCGCTGTGGGCCGGCCACGGCGTCGACGCCGTGCTCATCACAGTCATCGTCGTCGCCAACGGGGTCTTCGGGTTCGTCCAGGACTACCGCGCCGAGCAGAGCCTCGAAGCCCTCCGGGAACTGTCGGCCCCGACCGCCACCGTCGTCCGCGACGGCGAACAGCGCCAGGTCGAGGCGACCGAACTCGTCCCCGGGGACGTGATGCTGCTTTCGGGTGGGAACGTAGTCCCGGCCGACGCCCGCCTGCTCGAAGCCAACGACCTGCAGGTCGACGAGGCGGCGCTGACCGGCGAGAGCGAACCCGTCACCAAGGACGAGGACCCGGTCGCGGAGGACACCCCGCTGGCCGAGCGGTCGGGCATGGTCTACCGGGGGACCAACGTCACGCGAGGCCGCGGCCGCGTGGTCGTGACCGGGACGGGCATGGACACCGAGGTCGGCGCAATCGCGACGGAACTGGCGGCGACCGGGGAGACGGAGACGCCGCTGCAGCGCAACCTCGACACGCTCGGCAAACGGCTGGGTCTCGGCGTCGTCCTGCTCTCGGCGCTGGTCGCGCCGCTGCTGCTGTGGCGTGGGACCGACGCCATCCAGGCGGCGCTGACCGCGGTGTCGCTGGCCGTCGCGGCCGTTCCCGAGGGGTTGCCCGCCGTCGTGACGCTGACGCTGGCCATCGGCGTGCGCGCGATGGCCGACGAGCAGGCGCTGGTCCGCCGGTTGCCCGCCGTCGAGGCGCTCGGCTCCGTCGACGTCATCTGCACCGACAAGACCGGGACGCTGACGAAAGGCGAGATGACCGCGACGCGCGTGTGGGTGAACGACGCCGTCGTGGACCTCCCGGAGGGCGAGGGCGACGAGGACGACCGCGTCGAGCGGGCGCTGCGCATCGGGGCCCTCTGTAACGACGCCACCGCCGAGGAGGGCGACCCCACCGAGCGGGCGCTGGTCGGCGCGGCCGAGGAGGCGGCCATCGACGTCGAGCAGTTGCGGGCCGACAACCCCCGCACCGACGAGGTGGCCTTCTCCTCCGAGCGCAAGTGGATGGGGACGGTCCACGACGACGTTGGCTACGTCAAGGGCGCGCCGGAGGTCGTCCTCGACAACGCCGACCGGGTGCTGACCGCCGACGGTCCCGCCCCGCTCGACGACGAGCGCCGAGAGCGCATCGAGGAGCAAATCGGCGCGTTCGCCGACGACGCGCTGCGCGTGCTGGCGGTGGCCTCCACCGACGACCCGGACACGCTGGATTCCGGCCTGGTCTTCGTCGGCCTCGTCGGCATGATAGACCCGCCGCGGGCGGCCGTCGCCGACGCCATCGCCGCCAGCAAGCGGGCGGGCATCTCGGTGAAGATGGTGACCGGCGACAACGTGCGGACGGCGCGGGCCATCGGTGAGGAACTCGGCCTGACCGGCGAGGTGCTGTCGGGCCGTGACATCGAGGAGATGGACGACGCGACGCTGCGCGAGCGCGTCGTGGACGTGGACGTCTTCGCCCGCACGTCCCCCCAGCACAAGGTCCGCATCCTGAAGGCGCTGCAGTACCACGACCACGTCGTCGCGATGACGGGCGACGGCGTCAACGACGCGCCGGCGCTGAAAAACGCCGACGTGGGCGTCGCAATGGGCGTCCGCGGGACGGACGTCGCCAAGCAGTCGGCGGACATGATACTGCTCGACGACAACTACGCGACCATCGAGCGCGCAATCGAGCGCGGCCGGGCCATCTTCGACAACATCTGGAAGTTCGTCGCCTACCTCCTGAGCGCGAACGTCGCCGAGGTGGGACTGGTCTTCATCGCCTCGCTCTATGGCTATCTCATCCTGCCCGCGGTGCAACTGCTGTGGATAAATCTCCTGACCGACGGCCTGCCGGCGCTGGCGCTGGGCGCGGACCCACGCAGCGAGGACGTGATGGAGCGCCCGCCCCGCGAGGCGGGGTCGGGAATCATCGGCCGGGAGATGCTGGGGCTCATCGGCGGCACCGGTGCCGTCACGACGGCGGTGATGCTCGGGCTGATGTTCCTGACGCTGGACGGCGCGCCGGCGGTGACTCCCTACGCTCTGACGATGGTGTTCACCGGGTTCGTCCTGCTGGAGTTCGGGAAGCTGTACGTCATCCGGTGGCTGCGCGAGACGCCGACGTTCGCGAACCCGTGGCTGGCCGGTGCCGTCGCCCTCTCGCTTCTGTTGCAGCTGTCGGTGCTGTACACGCCGCTGAACCAGTACTTCGGAACGATACCCCTGGGGCTGGGCGACTGGGCGCTGCTCGCCGGCGTCTTCGCCATCTGCGTGCCCGCGTACCTCGCGGTCGCCGTCGCCGTCAAGCGACTGCAGCCTGTGTGA
- a CDS encoding DUF211 domain-containing protein: MTNVRRLVIDVLKPHDPPLVDFTQQTADVDGVEGVSASLIELDQEVQNVKLTFEGESLDVTAIEERIEELSGTVHSVDQVACGEFVVEEQWTHQDR; the protein is encoded by the coding sequence ATGACAAACGTCCGACGGCTCGTCATCGACGTGTTGAAGCCCCACGACCCGCCGCTGGTCGATTTCACTCAGCAGACCGCCGACGTCGACGGCGTCGAGGGCGTCAGCGCGTCGCTCATCGAACTCGACCAGGAGGTCCAGAACGTCAAACTCACCTTTGAGGGTGAGTCGCTGGACGTCACGGCCATCGAGGAGCGAATCGAGGAACTCAGCGGCACCGTCCACTCCGTCGACCAGGTGGCCTGCGGCGAGTTCGTCGTCGAGGAGCAGTGGACCCACCAGGACCGCTGA
- a CDS encoding NAD(P)-dependent alcohol dehydrogenase: MQAFVMHNIGETGFVEKEEPEPGPNDAIVRPTKGLVCTSDVHTVHGAIGERDDITLGHEVVGVVDSVGDEVEDFTAGDRVAVGAITPDWGSLAAQDGHPSQSGGALGGWKFANVKDGIFAEYVHVNEADANLAAIPAGVADEAAVYVTDMMSTGFAAAENADIPMGGTVAVFAQGPVGLMATQGAALQGAGHIIAVETVPQRQDLARTYGADDIVDYEDGDPVEQILALTDGEGVDAAIEALGSSTTLEQCVAVTRPGGTISNVGYHGEGEFVRIPREEWGVGMAEKDIVTDLCPGGRARLRRLLRLLDTGRVDPTPMTTHEFAFEETDEAFELMESKEDDIIKPLIDFTQGQ; encoded by the coding sequence GTGCAAGCATTCGTCATGCACAACATCGGCGAGACAGGTTTCGTGGAGAAAGAGGAACCCGAACCGGGGCCGAACGACGCCATCGTCCGCCCGACGAAGGGCCTGGTCTGCACCTCGGACGTGCACACGGTCCACGGCGCAATCGGCGAGCGCGACGACATCACGCTGGGCCACGAGGTCGTCGGCGTCGTCGACAGCGTCGGCGACGAGGTGGAGGACTTCACGGCGGGAGACCGGGTCGCCGTCGGCGCCATCACGCCCGACTGGGGGTCGCTGGCCGCACAGGACGGCCACCCCTCACAGTCCGGCGGCGCGCTGGGCGGGTGGAAGTTCGCCAACGTCAAGGACGGCATCTTCGCGGAGTACGTCCACGTCAACGAGGCCGACGCGAACCTCGCGGCGATTCCGGCGGGCGTCGCCGACGAGGCGGCGGTGTACGTGACAGACATGATGAGCACCGGCTTCGCGGCCGCGGAGAACGCCGACATCCCGATGGGTGGCACCGTCGCCGTCTTCGCGCAGGGGCCGGTCGGACTGATGGCGACGCAGGGCGCGGCGCTGCAGGGCGCGGGCCACATCATCGCCGTCGAGACGGTCCCACAGCGGCAGGACCTCGCGCGGACCTACGGGGCCGACGACATCGTCGACTACGAGGACGGCGACCCCGTCGAGCAGATACTCGCGCTGACTGACGGGGAGGGCGTCGACGCGGCCATCGAGGCGCTGGGGTCGTCGACGACGCTGGAGCAGTGCGTCGCGGTGACCCGGCCCGGCGGCACCATCTCCAACGTCGGCTACCACGGCGAGGGTGAGTTCGTCCGGATACCCCGCGAGGAGTGGGGCGTCGGCATGGCCGAGAAGGACATCGTGACGGACCTCTGCCCCGGCGGCCGGGCCCGACTCCGGCGGCTGTTGCGCCTGCTCGACACCGGTCGCGTCGACCCGACGCCGATGACGACCCACGAGTTCGCCTTCGAGGAGACCGACGAGGCCTTCGAACTCATGGAGAGCAAGGAGGACGACATCATCAAGCCGCTCATCGACTTCACCCAGGGACAGTAG
- a CDS encoding ATP-binding protein gives MSDLGDFTEFDGDDGGGENDGSGESSPDATAPDATDDEFEQFEAAPTGQDRGIGVLSASEGLRIDEEPDDTRLRAYVTVGNRADVRIGSYLIAPYPDEAAKAASPERAGRPADNERLFCRITGLEYAQEYRADDATEIHARRAMRSAGIDEQDFKLMATLEPVAVLYEDGGELKRRMTDRVPKPETVVATADDKTDIKTGLKMPEDGVFLGHLAVGGEKVRTAAQPPTIDYRLKDDYDAGDPLVFRHTLVAGGTGSGKTHGAKNVLRQYLADDREYPIETGGDRTVSPAVVQFDPQDEYAQMHDDNPDLDGDFARRLDREGVAHGGVDDTVAFVPKVGGATYSASHHRAEQVEFTIPFSMVYSNPWLIAGSGLNDNQYNALVNVLLDRFRRERGRDGTYQQFLSFLDDPALKEELDETGRVHEATFDAVARRARGFGGIFDQDARPITECIHEFVRPGGLTVVPTYHINESRHAETVVLALASLLVDQKLSNDPRFDRIKDTPVVLGMDEAHNFLTDADSVQARKVIGKFTEAAKQGRKERLGLFLITQDPQDIADPVFKQINTTVVLNLGDEDAISAVNIPSNLESKVPYMEKGQMVVYSPDNSEPVELIGLSKCVTKHGRE, from the coding sequence ATGTCCGACCTCGGGGATTTCACTGAGTTCGACGGCGACGATGGCGGGGGCGAGAACGACGGCAGCGGGGAGTCCTCGCCCGACGCCACCGCGCCGGACGCCACAGACGACGAGTTCGAGCAGTTCGAGGCCGCGCCGACCGGTCAGGACCGCGGCATCGGCGTCCTCTCGGCCTCCGAGGGCCTGCGCATCGACGAGGAGCCAGACGACACCCGCCTCCGGGCGTACGTGACGGTTGGCAACCGCGCGGACGTGCGCATCGGCTCGTACCTCATCGCTCCGTATCCCGACGAGGCGGCGAAAGCCGCCAGTCCAGAGCGGGCCGGTCGGCCCGCGGACAACGAGCGTCTGTTCTGTCGCATCACCGGCCTGGAGTACGCCCAGGAGTACCGCGCCGACGACGCCACCGAGATTCACGCCCGCCGCGCGATGCGCTCGGCTGGCATCGACGAACAGGACTTCAAACTGATGGCGACGCTCGAACCCGTCGCCGTGCTCTACGAGGACGGCGGCGAACTCAAGCGCCGGATGACCGACCGCGTCCCCAAACCCGAGACGGTCGTCGCCACCGCCGACGACAAGACCGACATCAAGACGGGGCTGAAGATGCCCGAAGACGGCGTCTTCCTCGGTCACCTCGCCGTCGGCGGCGAGAAGGTCCGGACCGCCGCCCAGCCCCCGACAATCGACTACCGGCTGAAGGACGACTACGACGCCGGCGACCCGCTGGTCTTCCGGCACACCCTCGTTGCGGGTGGAACCGGGTCCGGGAAGACCCACGGCGCGAAGAACGTCCTCCGGCAGTACCTCGCCGACGACCGCGAGTACCCCATCGAGACCGGCGGGGACCGGACCGTCTCCCCCGCCGTCGTCCAGTTCGACCCGCAGGACGAGTACGCCCAGATGCACGACGACAACCCCGACCTGGACGGCGACTTCGCCCGCCGCCTCGACCGCGAGGGCGTCGCCCACGGCGGCGTCGACGACACAGTGGCCTTCGTGCCGAAGGTCGGTGGCGCGACCTACAGCGCCAGCCACCACCGCGCCGAGCAGGTCGAGTTCACCATCCCCTTCTCGATGGTCTACTCGAACCCGTGGCTCATCGCCGGCAGCGGCCTCAACGACAACCAGTACAACGCGCTGGTGAACGTCCTGCTGGACCGCTTCCGGCGCGAGCGCGGCCGCGACGGCACCTACCAGCAGTTCCTCTCCTTTCTCGACGACCCGGCGCTGAAGGAGGAACTCGACGAGACTGGCCGGGTTCACGAGGCCACCTTCGACGCCGTCGCCCGCCGCGCCCGCGGCTTCGGCGGCATCTTCGACCAGGACGCCAGGCCCATCACCGAGTGCATCCACGAGTTCGTCCGCCCCGGCGGCCTGACGGTCGTCCCGACCTACCACATCAACGAGAGCCGCCACGCGGAGACGGTGGTGCTGGCGCTTGCCTCGCTTTTGGTCGACCAGAAGCTCTCGAACGACCCCCGTTTCGACCGCATCAAGGACACGCCGGTCGTGCTCGGGATGGACGAGGCCCACAACTTCCTGACCGACGCCGACAGCGTCCAGGCCCGGAAGGTCATCGGGAAGTTCACCGAGGCAGCCAAGCAGGGCCGCAAGGAACGGCTGGGTCTCTTTCTCATCACCCAGGACCCCCAGGACATCGCCGACCCCGTCTTCAAGCAGATAAACACGACCGTCGTCCTCAATCTCGGCGACGAGGACGCCATCTCGGCGGTGAACATCCCGAGCAACCTGGAGTCGAAGGTGCCCTACATGGAGAAGGGGCAGATGGTGGTTTACTCGCCCGACAACTCCGAGCCGGTGGAACTCATCGGGCTCTCGAAGTGTGTGACGAAGCACGGGCGGGAGTAG